A genomic stretch from Thermovirga sp. includes:
- a CDS encoding DMT family transporter, which produces MTPPSPGRLAPAFVLALGVIGISTGSIFARFAAAPPLVISFYRTGIATAVMAPLVLLRCREELFSLRGKDLLRVLLSGAFLAMHFSTWITSLFYTSIASSVVIVQTIPVWTAILSPFVSGDRVNRTTWTGILLSFVGVVVIGAGDFALGGKALFGDLLALLGAWFATFYFLTGRVVRARVSLPVYTFICYGAAGLILLAVIGVSGLPLRGFSGGTWGAFIGMALVSQILGHNSYNWALKYLSASLVAVSLLGEPIGATLLAWIFFGETLTPAKIAGGAFILAGIVLAARGERA; this is translated from the coding sequence ATGACACCCCCTTCACCGGGACGCCTGGCGCCCGCCTTCGTTCTTGCCCTGGGCGTCATCGGGATATCCACAGGTTCCATATTCGCCCGCTTCGCCGCCGCGCCACCCCTGGTGATCTCCTTCTACCGAACGGGTATCGCGACGGCGGTCATGGCTCCACTGGTGCTCCTGCGCTGCCGCGAGGAGCTTTTCAGCCTTCGCGGAAAGGACCTCCTGCGGGTTCTTTTGTCGGGAGCTTTCCTGGCGATGCACTTTTCCACCTGGATCACGTCGCTTTTTTATACTTCCATAGCCAGCAGCGTGGTCATCGTCCAAACGATCCCCGTGTGGACGGCTATCCTCTCGCCCTTTGTGAGCGGCGACCGGGTGAACCGAACGACCTGGACGGGCATCCTGCTCAGCTTCGTCGGCGTGGTCGTGATCGGCGCGGGGGACTTCGCCCTGGGGGGCAAGGCGCTTTTCGGGGACCTGCTGGCCCTTTTGGGCGCCTGGTTCGCCACTTTCTACTTCCTCACCGGGCGGGTGGTCCGAGCCAGGGTCAGCCTCCCGGTCTACACCTTTATATGCTATGGAGCGGCCGGTTTGATCCTCCTGGCGGTGATCGGGGTTTCGGGGTTGCCCCTTCGGGGTTTCAGCGGAGGTACCTGGGGCGCCTTCATCGGCATGGCGCTGGTGTCGCAGATCTTGGGCCACAACAGCTATAACTGGGCGCTCAAATACCTGAGCGCGAGCCTCGTGGCCGTATCGTTGCTGGGCGAACCCATCGGCGCCACCCTCCTCGCCTGGATTTTCTTCGGGGAGACCCTGACCCCGGCCAAGATCGCCGGCGGCGCGTTTATCCTGGCCGGGATAGTCCTCGCCGCCAGGGGCGAAAGGGCCTGA
- the zupT gene encoding zinc transporter ZupT: MNGLFFAFGLTLLAGMATGIGSAIAFFADRTNYRFLSVSTGFSAGVMLYVSFVEIFMEGGRSLGTVFGARGEWMNTAFFFAGMALIGIIDYLIPEEENPHEARTQEETSHLHRDGPRGEGAPPLGDAREKKLMRTGVFTALAIAIHNFPEGLVTFLAALQNPNLGIVIAVAVALHNIPEGISVSVPIFYATGDRTKAFFYSLLSGMAEPVGALVAYGLIRLVLGGGEFSPAVTGALFTTVAGIMVYISLDELLPLSRAYGKGHDSLIGLVAGMAVMALSLLMM, translated from the coding sequence ATGAACGGCCTTTTCTTCGCCTTTGGGCTGACCCTCCTCGCCGGTATGGCGACCGGCATCGGCAGCGCCATCGCCTTTTTCGCTGACAGGACAAACTACCGGTTTCTATCAGTTTCCACCGGCTTCTCGGCGGGAGTGATGCTCTACGTGTCCTTCGTGGAGATATTCATGGAAGGGGGCCGGTCGCTGGGAACGGTTTTCGGGGCCAGGGGGGAATGGATGAACACGGCCTTCTTTTTCGCCGGAATGGCTTTGATAGGTATTATTGACTACCTGATCCCGGAAGAGGAAAACCCCCACGAGGCGAGGACCCAGGAGGAAACCTCCCACCTTCACAGGGACGGCCCCAGGGGTGAGGGCGCGCCTCCCCTGGGAGATGCCCGGGAGAAGAAGTTGATGCGGACGGGAGTCTTCACCGCCCTGGCCATAGCCATCCACAACTTCCCGGAAGGATTGGTCACCTTTCTTGCCGCATTGCAGAACCCGAACCTGGGTATAGTCATCGCCGTGGCTGTGGCGCTTCACAACATCCCCGAGGGGATCTCCGTCTCCGTGCCAATTTTTTATGCCACGGGAGACAGGACCAAGGCTTTCTTTTACTCCCTGCTCAGCGGCATGGCCGAGCCCGTAGGGGCCCTCGTGGCCTACGGCCTGATCCGCCTCGTCCTGGGCGGCGGAGAATTCTCACCGGCCGTCACCGGGGCCCTTTTCACCACGGTGGCCGGCATAATGGTCTACATCAGCCTTGACGAACTCCTCCCCCTGAGCCGTGCCTACGGCAAGGGGCACGACAGCCTGATCGGCCTGGTGGCCGGGATGGCCGTCATGGCCCTCAGCCTCCTGATGATGTAA
- a CDS encoding PAS domain S-box protein produces the protein MSAEKSLEPGHNPGTEPGKIKLTDIVDLAQMQSLVEVLSQTMGTAAGLLDLEGNIVAASGWQRIFTDFHGVHPQAHKACIESFARLSSGLERGKPILYKCWNNLWDIATPVFVEDRRVGNLFIGQCFLEDEEPDIEVFKNQARKYGFDEKEYLDALAEVPRISREKAEWAMALFVKIADHVSELGARNLQLARALEMNKALLENLAASESLMRIAGEFATVGGWQYDVAKDRLAWSEKVSEIHGMPPDHNPTLEESMGFYAPEYRRRIRKVFVDCLRRGNPFDEEMQIVTATGRQVWARVVGTAVRDETGKIFRVQGALQDITNRKKTEEALRQSASQFRAFVEGAPDGIFVQLKGRIAFINDTACRLQGADTPRDLLGRKVEDLFSPGHRKVIRQRFGRSDVERKPIPSLEISLLRNDGAEVPVEISTVPFIYNGEAGSLAFIRDITRRKKTEGALRQSEERFRSIFENATIGIYRTTPGGRVLMANPALVAMLGYSSFEELASRNLNEEGFEPGYARSHFQDRIDRDGMIRGLESAWTRRDGFVVYVRESARAVRDDNGDVLYYEGTVEDITARKLAEEGLRRKNDLIRMAGELASLGGWSVSLPGDRIIWTDEAAKIHEQPPGFSATVEEVMSFYAPELRPQIEKVYEECIKNGTPYDEEFRKITATGRSIWVREIGEAVRDDTGKIIGAQGAFQDITERRRLESDYATLFREMLDGFSLQELICDEAGEPMDYRFITVNPAFEMLTGLRSRDIIGKTVREVLPGIEDRWIQRFGRVVLTGEPISFEDYAEPLGKYFEVKVFRTARGEFAVISADITERKRAEEKLRHALETTIGVLTQTVERRDPYTAGHQRRVGILAGRIAQEMGLDPEEVDQIRMSGFVHDLGKISVPAEILSKPGRLSELEMDLIREHPGHGRDILQDVESNWDLAKIVYQHHERLDGSGYPQGLKGDEISLEARILAVADVVEAMASYRPYRPAIGMEEALKEIEVNAGILYDPEVVKICLDLFRKKGYRLED, from the coding sequence ATGAGCGCGGAAAAGAGCCTCGAACCGGGGCACAATCCCGGGACCGAACCTGGAAAGATAAAGCTCACCGACATCGTCGACCTGGCCCAAATGCAGAGCCTCGTCGAGGTGCTATCCCAGACAATGGGGACGGCCGCGGGGCTGTTGGATCTGGAAGGCAATATCGTGGCGGCCTCGGGCTGGCAAAGGATCTTCACCGACTTCCACGGGGTTCATCCCCAGGCGCATAAGGCCTGCATTGAAAGCTTTGCCCGCCTCTCGTCGGGCCTGGAGCGGGGCAAGCCCATCCTTTACAAGTGCTGGAACAACCTCTGGGATATCGCTACCCCCGTTTTCGTCGAAGACCGCAGGGTGGGAAACCTCTTCATCGGCCAGTGCTTCTTGGAAGATGAAGAACCGGATATTGAAGTCTTCAAGAACCAGGCCAGAAAATACGGGTTCGATGAAAAGGAGTATCTCGATGCCCTGGCGGAGGTCCCGAGGATATCCCGGGAGAAGGCCGAATGGGCCATGGCCCTTTTCGTCAAGATCGCCGACCACGTCTCCGAACTGGGGGCCAGGAACCTCCAGCTGGCCCGGGCCCTGGAAATGAACAAGGCCCTGCTGGAGAACCTGGCCGCCAGCGAATCCCTTATGAGGATCGCCGGGGAATTCGCAACCGTCGGGGGGTGGCAGTACGACGTGGCGAAGGACCGACTGGCCTGGTCGGAAAAGGTCTCCGAGATCCATGGAATGCCTCCGGACCATAATCCCACCCTTGAGGAAAGCATGGGGTTCTATGCGCCGGAGTACCGGCGAAGGATCAGGAAGGTCTTCGTGGATTGCCTCAGGCGGGGCAACCCCTTCGACGAGGAAATGCAGATCGTCACCGCGACGGGCCGCCAGGTCTGGGCCAGGGTCGTGGGGACAGCGGTCCGGGACGAGACGGGCAAGATCTTTCGGGTCCAGGGCGCTTTACAGGATATTACCAACCGCAAGAAGACCGAAGAGGCCCTGAGGCAGAGCGCGTCACAATTTCGGGCCTTTGTCGAGGGCGCGCCCGACGGCATATTCGTCCAGTTGAAGGGAAGGATCGCTTTTATCAATGACACCGCCTGTCGCTTGCAGGGCGCCGATACACCCCGGGATCTGCTCGGGCGAAAGGTGGAAGACCTTTTCTCCCCAGGGCATAGGAAAGTCATCCGCCAGAGGTTTGGAAGGTCGGACGTGGAAAGAAAGCCCATTCCTTCCCTCGAGATATCCTTGCTGCGCAACGACGGTGCCGAAGTCCCCGTCGAAATATCGACCGTGCCTTTTATCTACAACGGCGAAGCGGGTTCCCTCGCCTTTATCCGCGACATAACCCGCCGGAAAAAGACCGAGGGGGCCCTGAGGCAGAGCGAGGAACGCTTCAGGAGCATCTTCGAGAATGCGACCATCGGCATCTACAGGACCACCCCCGGCGGCAGGGTCCTCATGGCCAACCCTGCGTTGGTGGCCATGCTCGGCTATTCCTCTTTCGAGGAACTGGCCTCGAGGAACCTCAACGAGGAAGGTTTTGAACCAGGATACGCCAGGAGCCATTTCCAGGATAGGATAGACCGGGACGGGATGATAAGGGGCCTCGAGTCGGCCTGGACCAGGCGGGACGGCTTCGTGGTCTATGTCAGGGAAAGCGCCAGGGCGGTCAGGGACGATAACGGGGACGTGCTTTACTACGAGGGGACCGTGGAGGATATCACCGCCCGGAAGCTGGCCGAGGAAGGGTTGAGAAGGAAGAACGACCTCATCCGGATGGCCGGCGAACTGGCTTCCCTGGGCGGTTGGAGCGTAAGCCTGCCCGGTGACCGCATCATCTGGACCGATGAGGCCGCCAAGATCCATGAGCAGCCTCCCGGTTTTTCTGCCACCGTGGAAGAGGTCATGAGTTTTTACGCCCCCGAATTGCGGCCCCAGATCGAAAAGGTTTACGAAGAGTGCATCAAGAACGGGACGCCCTACGACGAGGAATTCAGGAAGATCACAGCCACCGGTCGGAGCATCTGGGTGAGGGAAATAGGGGAGGCCGTGAGGGATGATACCGGGAAGATCATCGGGGCCCAAGGTGCCTTCCAGGATATTACGGAGCGCCGCAGACTCGAGAGCGACTACGCTACCCTCTTCCGCGAGATGCTCGACGGCTTCTCACTTCAGGAATTGATCTGTGATGAAGCCGGGGAACCCATGGACTACCGTTTCATCACCGTCAACCCGGCCTTCGAGATGCTGACGGGGTTGCGGAGCCGGGACATCATCGGGAAGACGGTCCGGGAGGTCCTCCCCGGCATCGAGGATCGCTGGATCCAGAGGTTCGGCCGGGTGGTGCTGACAGGGGAGCCCATCTCCTTCGAGGACTACGCCGAGCCCCTGGGGAAATACTTCGAAGTCAAGGTCTTTCGCACGGCCCGGGGAGAATTTGCCGTTATATCGGCCGATATCACCGAGAGGAAACGCGCTGAAGAAAAGCTTCGGCACGCCCTGGAAACCACCATCGGGGTCCTCACCCAGACCGTTGAGCGCAGGGACCCCTACACCGCAGGCCACCAGAGGCGAGTAGGCATCCTGGCCGGAAGGATAGCCCAGGAGATGGGACTGGACCCAGAAGAGGTGGATCAGATCAGGATGTCAGGCTTTGTCCATGACCTGGGGAAGATATCCGTCCCGGCGGAGATCCTGAGCAAACCCGGCAGGCTCTCCGAACTGGAAATGGACCTTATCAGGGAGCACCCCGGCCATGGGAGGGATATCCTCCAGGACGTGGAAAGCAACTGGGACCTGGCCAAGATCGTATATCAGCATCACGAGCGCCTCGATGGTTCCGGGTACCCCCAGGGTCTGAAGGGCGACGAGATAAGCCTCGAGGCCAGGATACTGGCCGTCGCCGACGTGGTGGAGGCCATGGCCTCCTACCGGCCCTACCGGCCCGCCATCGGGATGGAGGAAGCCCTCAAGGAGATCGAGGTCAACGCCGGTATCCTCTACGACCCCGAAGTGGTGAAGATATGCCTGGACCTCTTCAGAAAGAAGGGGTACCGGCTGGAAGATTGA
- a CDS encoding polysaccharide deacetylase family protein: MSRGFRSIPFLAVLLFCFASSAGALPSPVCSGPGSVPAVALTFDDGPHQFTTPRLIEILEELSVKGTFFIVGTQAVKFPEILEDLASRGHTVANHSWSHRDITQLDHETLFEELIYCSQAIEAITGVRPRFFRPPGGKWDGQALAVVQELGLTTVLWDVSGRDMVPRPPGRIAASVVKATRPGSVILLHGGMEWTMEALPLIVKELREKSFFLVSLDQMFPFAGAARVPLRNPLAGATSPPAVHPVKVVPSGAAFPEDRE, translated from the coding sequence ATGTCACGGGGGTTCCGGTCCATCCCGTTCCTGGCAGTGCTCCTTTTCTGCTTCGCCTCCAGCGCCGGGGCGCTACCCAGCCCGGTCTGCTCCGGCCCCGGAAGTGTGCCCGCGGTGGCCCTCACCTTTGACGACGGCCCCCACCAGTTCACTACTCCCAGGCTTATCGAAATCCTCGAGGAACTCTCCGTCAAGGGTACCTTCTTCATCGTCGGGACCCAGGCCGTCAAGTTTCCCGAGATACTGGAGGACCTCGCCTCGAGGGGACACACCGTGGCAAATCACTCCTGGTCCCACAGGGACATCACCCAACTGGACCATGAGACCCTTTTCGAGGAACTTATCTACTGCAGCCAGGCCATCGAGGCCATCACCGGGGTGCGACCCCGGTTCTTCCGGCCGCCGGGAGGCAAATGGGACGGGCAAGCCCTGGCGGTCGTCCAGGAACTGGGCCTAACCACGGTGCTATGGGACGTTAGCGGAAGGGATATGGTCCCAAGGCCACCTGGCCGGATTGCGGCCTCGGTCGTCAAGGCCACCCGGCCCGGTTCGGTGATACTGCTACATGGGGGTATGGAATGGACCATGGAGGCCCTACCGCTGATCGTGAAGGAACTGCGGGAAAAGAGTTTTTTCCTGGTTTCACTCGACCAGATGTTCCCCTTCGCCGGGGCCGCGAGGGTCCCCCTCAGGAATCCCCTCGCTGGGGCAACGTCGCCACCCGCCGTGCACCCCGTGAAGGTCGTTCCTTCAGGCGCGGCTTTTCCTGAAGATCGCGAATAA
- a CDS encoding FAD-dependent oxidoreductase — MKSKKVLIIGGVACGGKAAARLMRIDPEADVTVLEKGEYISYAGCGLPYYVGGVVKEYRDLMTTPIGVVRDENFFRKVKRVTVHTQHLATKIDRRNKTVTALDLHNGEEKEFPYDKLVLSTGASPLRPPIPGSDLPRIFTLWNMPDALAMRAAIDSGKVRNAVVIGAGLIGMEVVEALHDQGIQVSIVDLCETPLPQMMDQEFGNLLRAVLEKKGINFFGGEKVLEIAGCNGEIKAVKTDKREVPADMVLMAVGVRPNVGIAREAGLALGSCGGIIVDDHMRTSDPDIYAGGDCVEVKNVLTGKPVWQPMGSVANRQGRVIADNIAGLPTTFKGVAGTAIMKAFEYTIGKTGLTREQARLEGFDAEAVTIVDPDTPHFMPGSAAIQVRIVADRKTRKVLGAQVFGAGRADKRLDILVSAAAGGLTIDELADADIAYAPPYSTALDPVTHAANTLKNKIDGLMVSWSPSELTEKIKKGENPVLLDVRSPDEVKTQGTLPYETTLIPLGQLWDRGAELPKDREIIAFCKISVRGWDANSILKRLGYKKVSVLEGGIAGWPFELKKG, encoded by the coding sequence ATGAAGAGCAAAAAGGTGCTCATCATCGGCGGTGTAGCCTGTGGAGGCAAGGCGGCGGCCAGGCTCATGAGGATCGATCCCGAAGCCGACGTCACCGTGCTTGAAAAGGGCGAATACATCAGTTACGCGGGGTGCGGCCTCCCCTACTATGTCGGCGGGGTCGTCAAGGAATACCGGGACCTCATGACCACCCCCATAGGAGTGGTCAGGGACGAGAACTTCTTCCGGAAGGTCAAGCGTGTCACCGTGCACACCCAGCACCTGGCCACGAAGATCGACAGGCGGAACAAGACCGTCACGGCCCTGGATCTGCATAACGGCGAAGAGAAGGAGTTCCCCTACGACAAGCTCGTCCTGTCCACCGGTGCCAGCCCCCTGAGGCCCCCTATTCCCGGCTCCGATCTGCCCAGGATCTTCACCCTCTGGAACATGCCCGACGCGCTCGCCATGCGTGCCGCCATCGACAGCGGCAAGGTCAGGAACGCGGTGGTCATAGGAGCGGGCCTCATCGGGATGGAGGTCGTGGAAGCCCTCCATGACCAGGGTATCCAGGTGTCCATCGTCGACCTCTGCGAGACGCCCCTGCCCCAGATGATGGACCAGGAATTCGGCAATCTTCTCAGGGCTGTCCTCGAGAAGAAGGGCATCAACTTCTTCGGCGGCGAAAAGGTCCTGGAGATCGCCGGCTGCAACGGAGAGATAAAGGCCGTGAAGACCGACAAACGGGAGGTCCCCGCAGACATGGTCCTCATGGCCGTGGGCGTCAGGCCCAACGTGGGAATCGCCAGGGAGGCCGGCCTGGCCCTGGGCAGCTGTGGAGGGATCATCGTCGATGATCACATGCGCACCAGCGACCCCGACATCTACGCCGGCGGCGATTGCGTGGAGGTGAAAAACGTCCTCACCGGCAAACCCGTTTGGCAACCCATGGGTTCCGTGGCGAACCGCCAGGGACGCGTAATAGCCGACAATATCGCCGGGCTGCCGACCACCTTCAAGGGCGTGGCGGGGACGGCCATCATGAAGGCCTTCGAGTACACCATAGGGAAGACAGGCCTGACAAGGGAACAGGCCCGGCTCGAGGGTTTCGATGCCGAGGCCGTGACCATCGTCGATCCCGACACCCCTCACTTCATGCCCGGTTCCGCCGCTATCCAGGTCCGTATCGTCGCCGACAGGAAGACCCGCAAGGTCCTGGGCGCGCAGGTTTTCGGCGCCGGCAGGGCCGACAAGAGGCTCGACATCCTCGTCTCGGCCGCGGCGGGGGGCCTCACCATCGACGAACTGGCCGACGCCGACATCGCCTACGCTCCCCCCTACTCGACGGCGCTGGACCCCGTCACCCACGCCGCCAACACCCTGAAAAACAAGATAGACGGCCTGATGGTCTCCTGGAGCCCCTCGGAACTGACCGAGAAGATCAAAAAGGGCGAGAACCCCGTGCTTCTCGACGTCCGCTCTCCCGACGAGGTGAAGACCCAGGGCACCCTTCCCTACGAGACCACCCTCATCCCGCTGGGGCAGTTGTGGGACCGAGGGGCGGAACTCCCCAAGGACAGGGAAATCATCGCCTTCTGCAAGATATCGGTGCGCGGATGGGATGCCAATTCCATACTCAAGAGGCTGGGTTACAAAAAGGTATCCGTCCTGGAGGGCGGCATTGCGGGCTGGCCCTTCGAACTGAAAAAGGGATAA